The following coding sequences lie in one Apium graveolens cultivar Ventura chromosome 1, ASM990537v1, whole genome shotgun sequence genomic window:
- the LOC141716663 gene encoding uncharacterized protein LOC141716663 — translation MLVDNGSSVNILAYSTYQKMGLVDSELLPCYNDVYGFTGPPVLVVGRIKLPVTLGEEPRTATRATEFLVVNEDISYNGIIGRPMLREMRIITSIHHFSIKFPTPNGIGWVKGCHADSRECYSRALYLAMRASRHLFDGGSSEECYRYLEPANEKNGNTPQEWKVKSKRESCNAIMIFQHPGEEPYTDVASFQGVGTHKEVLLSEAPKIGKITEVVEPLVEGVVEEVNDTDFENLDVSDVLPEKEEIKEAQLGVEIDLDPRMPESSEKAGTAGDTVSVMVDDFDPTKELNIGKQLSAELQIALTSFLKKNLDVFAWSHSDMLGVDPKVMCHHLNIDPDKRAIRQKRRAMSGERAWALKEEVDRLLKAGLIRESFYPMWLANPVLVKMPNGKWRTCVDFTDLNKACPKDSFPLPRIDQLVDSTAAHALLSFMDAYSGYNQIPMYEPDQEHTSFITDRGLYYYIAMPFGLDNVGATYQRLVNMMFKNQIGKTMEVYVDDMLVNSKVARDHIIHLSEMFNILRQFRMKLNPQKCIFGVESGKFLRFIVNHRGIEENPAKIKALLEMRSPQNVREVQSLTGRIAALNRFVSKSSDKCKEFFSAIKNGKNFEWTTECEEAFTKIKEQLGNPPLLSKPLEGETLLLYLAVSDYSISAVLVREDEQVQYPVYYNE, via the coding sequence ATGTTGGTGGATAATGGGAGTTCCGTCAACATCCTAGCCTATAGCACTTACCAGAAAATGGGGCTAGTAGACAGTGAATTATTACCCTGCTATAATGATGTGTACGGATTTACTGGTCCCCCCGTCTTGGTGGTGGGGCGAATTAAATTGCCTGTTACCTTGGGGGAAGAGCCTCGGACAGCCACGCGAGCCACTGAGTTTTTAGTGGTAAATGAAGATATCTCCTATAATGGGATTATTGGCAGACCCATGCTAAGGGAAATGAGAATTATTACGTCTATTCATCACTTCTCTATAAAATTCCCTACCCCTAATGGAATTGGATGGGTAAAGGGCTGCCATGCAGACTCTAGGGAATGTTACAGCAGAGCTCTGTATTTGGCTATGCGAGCAAGTAGGCATCTGTTTGATGGGGGTTCAAGTGAAGAGTGCTACCGATACTTGGAGCCGGCTAATGAGAAAAACGGAAATACCCCTCAAGAGTGGAAAGTGAAGTCAAAAAGGGAATCTTGTAATGCAATTATGATTTTCCAACATCCCGGTGAGGAGCCATACACGGATGTTGCCTCTTTTCAGGGGGTAGGTACCCATAAAGAAGTACTCTTGTCGGAGGCCCCGAAAATTGGGAAAATCACAGAAGTTGTAGAACCCCTGGTGGAGGGGGTAGTTGAAGAGGTCAATGACACTGATTTTGAAAACCTTGATGTCAGTGATGTTTTACCCGAGAAAGAGGAAATTAAAGAGGCTCAACTTGGGGTGGAAATAGACCTTGATCCTCGAATGCCGGAATCGAGTGAAAAGGCAGGTACAGCTGGAGACACCGTCTCAGTTATGGTAGATGATTTTGATCCGACAAAGGAACTCAATATTGGAAAACAGCTAAGTGCCGAATTGCAAATAGCCCTGACATCGTTCTTGAAGAAGAACCTAGATGTCTTTGCATGGAGTCATTCTGACATGTTAGGGGTGGATCCTAAAGTCATGTGTCACCATCTGAATATTGACCCCGACAAGAGGGCTATAAGGCAGAAAAGAAGGGCTATGAGTGGAGAAAGGGCTTGGGCTCTGAAAGAAGAAGTCGACCGACTATTGAAAGCCGGCCTAATAAGGGAATCATTCTACCCCATGTGGCTGGCGAATCCTGTCTTGGTTAAGATGCCTAATGGAAAATGGCGTAcatgtgtggacttcactgatttGAATAAGGCATGCCCAAAAGATAGCTTCCCATTGCCTCGTATTGATCAGCTAGTGGATTCAACGGCAGCTCACGCCCTTCTGAGCTTCATGGATGCGTACTCGGGGTATAACCAAATCCCTATGTATGAGCCCGACcaagaacatacatccttcattacTGACAGGGGGCTATATTATTATATTGCAATGCCCTTCGGTCTGGATAATGTTGGGGCTACATATCAAAGGCTAGTCAATATGATGTTTAAGAATCAAATTGGGAAAACCATGGAGGTATACGTGGACGATATGTTAGTAAATTCGAAGGTGGCAAGGGATCATATAATACACCTTTCAGAGATGTTTAACATATTAAGACAATTCAGGATGAAGCTGAACCCCCAGAAGTGCATATTCGGGGTAGAGTCGGGGAAATTCTTGAGATTCATAGTGAACCACAGGGGTATTGAGGAAAACCCCGCTAAAATCAAGGCGCTATTAGAAATGAGATCCCCTCAGAACGTTCGAGAGGTGCAGAGCCTTACGGGGAGGATAGCGGCCTTAAACCGATTTGTCTCTAAGTCATCGGACAAATGCAAGGAGTTCTTCTCAGCTATAAAAAATGGAAAGAACTTCGAGTGGACAACCGAATGTGAAGAGGCCTTCACCAAAATCAAGGAACAGCTAGGGAATCCCCCGTTGTTGTCTAAGCCCTTGGAGGGAGAAACCCTGCTGCTGTACTTAGCTGTCTCAGACTATTCAATCAGTGCAGTATTGGTCCGGGAAGATGAGCAGGTGCAATACCCTGTCTATTACAATGAGTAA